Below is a genomic region from Billgrantia tianxiuensis.
AGGTCGGTATGCCGGTCGCCGCCAAGTTCTTCCTCGTACATGTTCTGCAGCAGGAAATCCTTGGCTTCGGTGTAGGTGTCCGGCGTGTTGGCGTAAATGTACGCCAGGTAGTCGGCGAACGGGCCCACGTAGTGGTAGTGGTTCTCGGCCCAGCGGGCGAGGTGATCGCGAGACAGCTTGCCGCTGGCCCAGGCCACGCTGAACGGGGCCTTGTTGGCGCTCTTGCCCTTGATGGCTTCTTCCAGGGCGGTACGGAATTCATCGCGGTTCATCAACTGTGCCATGGGGAGGGACTCCTGATTGTGCCGTGCGCTGGCTGTCGCGAGTCAGCGCCCTTGTTGTTCAAAAATGTTGTTCAAGAAGGTTGTTCGAGCATGATGGTTTGCGTCATGGGCCTGGTAGGCCGGTGTCTTCGTGATGGCTCATGGTATACCAAAAGCCATGTAGGCAGCGTAAATTCCCCTCGCTTGGCCTGTCAAGGCTTTTTCCGACCTGGATCAGATTTTGTCGGAGGCGCACTGATCAAAGCAGTGAGAAAGGCGAAAGAAGCCCACAGTGGAGGGGTTGGTCATTGTTTCATGAAGAAAGGAAGATGTGCGGAGGCTAGGCAGGGAAGCAGTCTCGAGCAAAGGTGCTCGGTATACCATGCTGGCAGGAGAGTCTTGGTGACAACGACCGTGGGCGAGAGGCACGGACCTGCAGGGGAACCTGCAAGAGAGGGGAAGAACGGGCGCCATGCCGGGCATGGCGCCTTGGGCCCCTTGCGAACAGAGCAGCTACCAGGGCAAGACTGCGCCGTCGGTGCGCGGCTCGGTGCCGCCGCAGAGCACTCCGGTCGCGCTGTCGCGCAGGATGATCTGGCCACGGCCGAAGCTGATCGGGTCGGCCACCTTGACGATATGATGACCCCGTCGCGCCAGCGCCTGGGCCAAGTGATCGGGGAAGTGCGGTTCCACTTCCACGGTCCGCCCCTGGGTCCACTTCCAGCGTGGCAGGTCCAGCGCCGCCTGGGGGTTGAGGCGATCGTCGAGCATGGCGGCGACCACCTGCACATGGCCTTGTGGCTGCATGTAGCCGCCCATCACCCCGAAGGGGCCCACCGCTTCACCATTGCGGGTGATGAAGCCGGGAATGATGGTGTGGTAGGGGCGCTTGCCCGGGGCCAAGGCGTTGGCGTGGCCGGGGTCGAGCGAGAAGGACCAGCCGCGGTTCTGCAGGCTGATGCCGGTGCCCGGCACCACGATGCCCGAGCCGAAGCCTTTATAGTTGCTCTGGATGAACGACACCATGTTGCCGTCGCCATCGGCGGTCGCCAGGTACACGGTACCGCCGCGGATCGGGTTGCCGTGCTGGGGATCGAGCGCCCGTTCGCCGATCAGTTCGGCACGGGCCGTGAGATAGTCGTCGGCCAGTAGCTGCTCCACGCTCGGCCCCATGGCGTCGCGCTCGGTGATGTAGCGCCGGCCGTCGACGTAGCCCAGCTTGGTGGCCTCGATACGCCGGTGCAGGGTCTCCACCGGATCGCGTCCCTCCTCGCCCAGGCGCTCAAGAATGCCCAGCGCCTGCAGCGCGATCAGCCCGCTGCCGTTGGGCGGGATCTCCCAGATGTCGTGGCCGCGGTAACGCGTGCCGATCGGCTCGACCCACTCGGGCTGGAAGGCCGCGAGGTCCTCGCGGCGCAACAGGCCGCCATGCTCGCGGAAGAAAGCGTCGATGCGCTCGGCCAGCTCGCCCTCGTAGAACGCCCGGCCGTGGGTGTCGGCGATGGCGCGCAGCGTGCGGGCGTGGTCGGGTGCCGTCCAGCGCTCGCCGGGCCGCGGCGCACGGTCATCGGGAGCGAAGGTGTCGAACCACGGCTGGAAGACGGCATCGTCATACCGGGAATAGCTCTCGTAAGCCTCTTCCCACATCTGGTTGACGATGGGCGATACCGGGAAGCCCTCTTCCGCCAGGGCGATGGCCGGTGCCAGCAGCTCGGCGAAGGGCAGCTTGCCGAAGCGTTCGGAGAGCGCTGCCCAGGCGGCGGGCGCTCCCGGCACGGTGACCGGCAGCAGGCCATGGTCGGGGATGCGCTCGTGGCCCAGCGCCTTGACCGCCTCGATGGTCGCTGCCTTCGGCGCCGGGCCGCTGGCGTTCAAGCCGTGCAGCTCGCCGTTGACCCAGACGATGGCGAAGGCGTCGCTGCCCAGCCCGTTGGACGTGGGCTCCACCACGGTGAGCGCGGCGGCGGTGGCGATCGCCGCATCCACGGCGTTGCCGCCCTGCTGCAGGATCTGCATGCCGGCCTGCGCCCCGAGGGCCTGCGAGGTAGCGACCATGCCCCGGCTGCCGAACGCTGCCATGCGTCGCGAGGGGCTGGGGTAGTAGTGGGCATCATGCTGCATGGGGAGGCTCCTTGGAGGGTTTGGCCAGGTCCTCGGCCTGGCGCTGATGGCGTTGAATCTTGCGATTCTGGTACAGCGAGAAGATCACCGAGGCCACTGCCAGCGCCAGGAACAGCGCCGAGAGCGGCCGGGTCAGGAAGGTCAGCCAGCTGCTGTCGAGCTCGAGCGCGCGAAACAGCTGGCGCTCCAGGTTGTTGCCCAGCACCACGCCGAGGATGAGCGGGGTCAGGGGAACCTCGGCCTTCCACAGCAGGTAGCCGAGGATGCCGAAGGCGAACAGCACCCAGATGTCGAACAGGTTGTTGTTCAGGGCATAGGAGCCGATTGCGCAGAGCATCAACACCACCGGCACCAGGATCTGTTGGGGAATCAGCGAGATCTTGGCGAACCAGCGCACCAGCATCAGCTGACACAGCACCATGATCACGGCCCCGATCAACAGGCTGGCGTAGATCGCGCCGACCAGCACCGGATTCTGCTCGAACATCAGCGGCCCCGGGGTGATGCCGTGAAGTATCAGCACGCCCATCATGATCGCCATGGGCAGGTCACCGGGAATGCCCAGCGCCAGGGTCGGCACGAAGGCGCCGCCGGCCACGGCACTGTTGGAAGCCTCCGAGGCGACGATCCCGTCCGGCGTGCCGGTGCCGAAGCGCTCTGGATGGCGTGAGAACTTCTTGGCCTGATCGTAGCTGATGAAGTTGGCCACGGTGCCGCCGGTGCCGGGCAGGGCGCCGACCAGGCTGCCGATCAGCGAGGAGCGCACGGTATTGAGCTTCTGCCCCGCCATGTCGCGCAGGATGCTGGCATAAGGAATGGAGACGTTGGTGTCGATTCTCTTGCTCGAGTGCTTTTCGTCGCGCAGCTTCTCGATGTTTCCCATCAGTTGTGAAAAAGCGAAGATACCGATCATCACCGGCAGAATCTCGAAACCGGAGCCGAGCGCCGGCAAGCCGAAGTCGAAGCGCAGGTTGCTGTTGCGATCGTAGCCAACCGTGGTGATCAGCAGTCCCAGTGCCGCTGCCAGCAATCCCTTGAGCAGGGCGCCGTTGGAGAGTCCGGCAACCAGCGTCAGGGCAAAGACGATCAGCGCGGTGATCTCCCACGGGCGGAAGTTCATGCTGAAGCTTGCGATCAGCGGGCCGAAGAAGACCAGCACCGCCACGCTGATCAATGTGCCGAGGAACGATGCCGCCACGCCGATTCCCAGCGCCCGGCCGGGCTGGCCTTGTTGCGCCATGGGATAGCCATCGTAGACGGTGGTGATCGAGGAGGGTGTGCCGGGAATGCCGAGCATCACGCCCGAGACGATGCCGCCCGAATAGCCGCCGACGAACACGCCCACCATCAGCGATACGCCGCTGACCGGATCCATGGCGAAGGTGAAGGGAAAGACCACCAGAATTGCCATGGTCACGGTGAAGCCGGGGATACTGCCGCCGACGATACCGAACAACACGCCTACTACGATCAGCAGCAGCACGGCAGGGCTGCTGACCTGGGCGAGAGCCTGTAGAAAGAAATCAGCCATGGGTCACTCCGTAGCTATCAGGGCAGCCAGACCTTGAGGCCGAAGCGGAAGATTGCGTAGACCAGCGGCGCCAGGGTGAAGCTCACCGCGAGGTTGATGGCCCACTTGCGCCAGCTGTCGATCCCCAGCAGCAGTGCCAGCGAAGCCACCAGGAAGCCCAGGGTGGCCGCCAGGTAACCGATCAGCGGCAACAGCAGGGCATACAGGCCGAACAGGGCGAACAGGGCCAGCACGGTACGGTTGAGCGCGAGCCACTCGCCGAAGGTGCGGCGAGGGGTGGTGCGTCGTGGAGCGCCGGCCAGCAGCGAGCGGATCAGGATGAGCGTGGCGAGTACCGCGATCACGCCCAGCAGGATGCGCGGAAAGAGCGCCGAGCCGTAGGGCTGCCAACTGGTGGGGGGGCGGATGTTGCCGGTCTCGACCAGCAGGATACCGACCAGAACCAGCATGGCGAGCGCGAGAGCGCGGTCCTTGGTTAGCGTCAACATGTCGTATCTCTCCGGCACTGCCGGCCACTGGCGGCCGGCAGTGCCATAGGGCTCAGTTCTGGAAGTCGATGTTCTCGGCCGCCGCGGTCAGGGCCGCCTCGTTGTCGTCCAGGAAGGCTTGGTAGTCATCACCTGCCAGGAAGCGGATCACTGAGCCGAATTCGTTCTCTATGCGGCTGCGTACCTGCTCGTCTTCCAGGGCCTTTCCATAGGCTTCGGCGATGGTGTCCTGAACCTCCTGTGGGGTGCCCTTGGGCGCGAAGATGCCGCGACTGGTGGAGTGGTCCATCTCGATGCCCTGCTCGCGGAGTGTGGCCACGTCGGGCAGGCTGTCGAGCCGCTCGGGGTGCGCCACGCCCAGCGGTCGGAAGGTGCCATCCTCGAAGAAGGCGCCGCCCGAGGGCAGGTTGAACATGGCGAAGTCGATCTCTTCGGCCATCAAGGCGGAGACTTGTTCGCCGGTATCCGGATAGCCGACCAGGCGAACGTCGGCCATGTCGATGCCGGCCGCGTCGAAGAACTGGGCCCAGAAGAAGTGGTCGGTCGAACTGGGAATCATGCTGAAGCGCACCTGACCGGGATTCTCACGCACGTAGTCGGCGATCTCCGCGGCACTCTGCACCGGGTGGTTGGCGTGAGCGGCAGGTATGTTGATGGTCTGGGTCAGCAGGGCGATCGGTTCGAAGGCGTCAAAGGAGTAGTCCACCGTGCCGGCCAGCTTGGACAGCGCGATGGTGTCGTGGCTGCCGAGCAGAGTGTAGCCGTCAGGGCGGGCATCCTTGACGTTGCGTGAGCCCAGCGTGGCGCCGGCTCCTGCCATGTTGACCGGAACGATCGATTCGCCCAGGTGCTGCTCCGCCTCCTGGGAGATCAGGCGGAAGATGATATCGGTGGCGCCGCCCGGGCCGTAGGGGATGATCAGGCGTATGTCCTGCTCGGGATAGTCGGCCTGGGCTGTGCCGGATAGTGCCATGCCGGTGGCAAGGCCGATGGCGGCGAGGGTGTGGGTCAGTCGTGTGCGCGTCATGTCGAACACCTTTGCTTTTGTGGGTGGTGTGGTGATGTGCCGCTCGTCATGGCGGCACGGTGTGAGCGCCTACTCCCGCTTGGGGCGTTATTGTCGTTGTGATGTCGCTGTCGTGTTGAGCAACCGGCTGGGTTGTGCGTCTCATCCGCCGAGAAAGAGCCCTCCGTAGACGAGTGCCCCCAGCACCACGAAGGCCGGATGAGTGCGAAAGCGCAGCAGGGCAATGGCGGCAGCCGAAGCGATGACCAGCGTGTGGATCAGGCCGGCGCCTGCCACCCCCTCGCTGAGGAAACTCCAGGTCAGCCAGGCCATCATCATGGCGATGACGGGGCGTACCCACTGGCTCATGCGCTGGACGCGGGCGAGTCGCGGTGACGGTAGAGCAGCCCGAGGGCAGCGAGCATCAGCAGCAGCGATGGCGCCACCGTGGCCAACACCGCCACCAGGGCGCCGCCGAAGCCGGCCACGTCATAGCCCACGTAGCCGGCCATCTTGGTGGCGA
It encodes:
- a CDS encoding Bug family tripartite tricarboxylate transporter substrate binding protein: MTRTRLTHTLAAIGLATGMALSGTAQADYPEQDIRLIIPYGPGGATDIIFRLISQEAEQHLGESIVPVNMAGAGATLGSRNVKDARPDGYTLLGSHDTIALSKLAGTVDYSFDAFEPIALLTQTINIPAAHANHPVQSAAEIADYVRENPGQVRFSMIPSSTDHFFWAQFFDAAGIDMADVRLVGYPDTGEQVSALMAEEIDFAMFNLPSGGAFFEDGTFRPLGVAHPERLDSLPDVATLREQGIEMDHSTSRGIFAPKGTPQEVQDTIAEAYGKALEDEQVRSRIENEFGSVIRFLAGDDYQAFLDDNEAALTAAAENIDFQN
- a CDS encoding tripartite tricarboxylate transporter permease, with the protein product MADFFLQALAQVSSPAVLLLIVVGVLFGIVGGSIPGFTVTMAILVVFPFTFAMDPVSGVSLMVGVFVGGYSGGIVSGVMLGIPGTPSSITTVYDGYPMAQQGQPGRALGIGVAASFLGTLISVAVLVFFGPLIASFSMNFRPWEITALIVFALTLVAGLSNGALLKGLLAAALGLLITTVGYDRNSNLRFDFGLPALGSGFEILPVMIGIFAFSQLMGNIEKLRDEKHSSKRIDTNVSIPYASILRDMAGQKLNTVRSSLIGSLVGALPGTGGTVANFISYDQAKKFSRHPERFGTGTPDGIVASEASNSAVAGGAFVPTLALGIPGDLPMAIMMGVLILHGITPGPLMFEQNPVLVGAIYASLLIGAVIMVLCQLMLVRWFAKISLIPQQILVPVVLMLCAIGSYALNNNLFDIWVLFAFGILGYLLWKAEVPLTPLILGVVLGNNLERQLFRALELDSSWLTFLTRPLSALFLALAVASVIFSLYQNRKIQRHQRQAEDLAKPSKEPPHAA
- a CDS encoding tripartite tricarboxylate transporter TctB family protein; protein product: MLTLTKDRALALAMLVLVGILLVETGNIRPPTSWQPYGSALFPRILLGVIAVLATLILIRSLLAGAPRRTTPRRTFGEWLALNRTVLALFALFGLYALLLPLIGYLAATLGFLVASLALLLGIDSWRKWAINLAVSFTLAPLVYAIFRFGLKVWLP
- a CDS encoding gamma-glutamyltransferase family protein, which encodes MQHDAHYYPSPSRRMAAFGSRGMVATSQALGAQAGMQILQQGGNAVDAAIATAAALTVVEPTSNGLGSDAFAIVWVNGELHGLNASGPAPKAATIEAVKALGHERIPDHGLLPVTVPGAPAAWAALSERFGKLPFAELLAPAIALAEEGFPVSPIVNQMWEEAYESYSRYDDAVFQPWFDTFAPDDRAPRPGERWTAPDHARTLRAIADTHGRAFYEGELAERIDAFFREHGGLLRREDLAAFQPEWVEPIGTRYRGHDIWEIPPNGSGLIALQALGILERLGEEGRDPVETLHRRIEATKLGYVDGRRYITERDAMGPSVEQLLADDYLTARAELIGERALDPQHGNPIRGGTVYLATADGDGNMVSFIQSNYKGFGSGIVVPGTGISLQNRGWSFSLDPGHANALAPGKRPYHTIIPGFITRNGEAVGPFGVMGGYMQPQGHVQVVAAMLDDRLNPQAALDLPRWKWTQGRTVEVEPHFPDHLAQALARRGHHIVKVADPISFGRGQIILRDSATGVLCGGTEPRTDGAVLPW